In Candidatus Gastranaerophilales bacterium, a single window of DNA contains:
- a CDS encoding type II secretion system protein encodes MKEQKAFTLAEVLITLVIIGIIAALTIPSLLNKTNDEEKKVGVKKAYSVLHQAVMKFEADSGENLEDLTNKCSDDQCWYDEFYSKYFNIVSSMPPEQAKACHEIDDYSGTITFYTADGMAFSISNNYILIDVNGDRGPNTITHYANELNDGYVFELSYYNGNQIYPIRGAEAILTNIDCKKDPENYLCN; translated from the coding sequence ATGAAAGAACAAAAAGCTTTTACTTTGGCAGAAGTCCTAATAACATTGGTTATTATAGGCATTATTGCGGCTCTTACTATTCCTTCATTACTAAATAAAACTAACGATGAGGAAAAAAAGGTTGGTGTCAAAAAAGCATATTCTGTATTACATCAAGCAGTTATGAAATTTGAAGCTGATTCGGGCGAAAACCTAGAAGATTTAACAAACAAATGCAGTGACGACCAATGTTGGTATGATGAATTTTACTCAAAATATTTCAATATAGTTTCATCAATGCCTCCAGAACAAGCAAAAGCTTGCCACGAAATAGATGACTATTCTGGCACTATAACCTTTTACACTGCAGACGGAATGGCTTTTTCTATAAGTAATAATTATATTTTAATAGACGTAAACGGCGATAGGGGTCCGAATACAATAACCCATTATGCAAACGAACTCAACGACGGATATGTTTTTGAACTATCTTATTACAACGGTAATCAAATATATCCGATTAGAGGAGCTGAAGCAATATTGACAAATATCGACTGCAAAAAAGATCCGGAAAATTACTTGTGTAATTAG
- a CDS encoding ABC transporter permease has translation MIDAKSTFNMAIRSLKINKMRSILTSLGIIIGVSAVIIMLAVGTGAREKIAKDMESMGSNILVVRSGAANSGGVRMGSGSKPTLTLKDAKAIEKSCSNVLSIAPYSSEVKQLTFRNQNWSSTVGGTTDSFLFIRNYEIQSGRNFSNEDVKNASKVAIIGNTIATELFGDMEPIGKTFRIGNVPFKIIGVLATKGQSGMGQDQDDISFIPITTAQRKVFGTDFPGTVSMINVKATDSEALTNLEDEITDLIREKHHIGKFQEDDFQIRNMAQMQETIKSSAKTMSVLLGAIASISLLVGGIGIMNIMLVSVTERTKEIGIRMSIGAKPADIRVQFLIESIILSLAGGIIGVIIGISGAALIQMGGAMSAKVSLFSICLALGFSGFIGVVFGYYPAYKASLLNPIDALRYE, from the coding sequence ATGATTGATGCCAAATCCACATTTAATATGGCAATTCGCTCTTTAAAAATAAACAAAATGCGTTCAATTTTAACGAGTTTAGGCATTATAATCGGCGTTAGTGCCGTAATTATTATGCTTGCAGTCGGGACAGGTGCAAGAGAGAAAATCGCAAAAGATATGGAATCTATGGGGAGCAACATTCTTGTTGTTCGTTCCGGGGCTGCAAATTCAGGCGGTGTAAGAATGGGCAGTGGCTCCAAGCCTACATTGACATTAAAAGATGCAAAAGCTATAGAAAAAAGTTGCTCAAATGTATTATCAATTGCACCTTATTCAAGCGAAGTAAAACAGCTTACTTTCAGAAACCAGAACTGGTCCTCAACTGTTGGCGGTACAACGGATTCGTTTTTATTTATAAGAAATTATGAAATTCAATCAGGGCGAAATTTTTCAAACGAAGATGTTAAAAATGCCTCAAAAGTTGCAATAATCGGTAACACAATCGCAACAGAACTTTTTGGCGACATGGAGCCTATTGGCAAAACTTTCAGAATTGGGAATGTACCTTTTAAAATTATAGGAGTGCTTGCAACAAAAGGCCAAAGCGGTATGGGGCAAGACCAAGATGATATTTCTTTTATTCCGATAACAACTGCTCAACGTAAAGTTTTTGGGACTGATTTTCCGGGAACTGTTTCTATGATAAACGTCAAAGCCACAGATTCAGAGGCGTTGACAAATTTAGAAGATGAAATTACAGATTTGATAAGAGAAAAACATCACATCGGAAAATTTCAAGAAGATGATTTTCAAATAAGAAACATGGCTCAGATGCAGGAAACAATAAAATCTTCAGCAAAAACAATGTCGGTTCTACTAGGGGCGATAGCTTCAATTTCATTGCTTGTAGGCGGGATTGGTATTATGAATATAATGCTTGTTTCTGTTACAGAAAGAACAAAAGAAATAGGCATCAGAATGTCTATAGGTGCAAAACCTGCTGATATAAGGGTTCAATTTTTGATTGAATCAATCATTCTTTCCTTAGCCGGTGGCATCATAGGCGTAATCATAGGAATAAGCGGAGCTGCATTAATCCAAATGGGCGGTGCTATGAGTGCAAAAGTGTCTTTATTCTCTATTTGCTTAGCATTGGGTTTTTCAGGCTTTATCGGTGTGGTATTCGGATATTATCCCGCATACAAAGCCTCTTTGTTAAATCCTATTGATGCTTTACGCTATGAATAA
- a CDS encoding response regulator translates to MDTDLQTQIEAWRNWINSITEFIFFKDLSGIYRGVSNSTANLAGLNNASEMVGKNDFEIYSDELSKLFTDEDKRVIETGEIVKGESWVKHLTKGSMLIETVKSPLYNNKHEIVGVAGISRDITEKYKMNEKILEQSSQLTAIFNNIPFALWIKDTQGKYIMLNKEYENFYNVKKENLINKEVMKTLLDNNLATEETVHDLIEADKEVITQKKIINNEAIMLINGENRHIAITKAPIIDEKGNTRGLLGISYDNTKRKQYEQLLVKSKELAEESNKAKSEFLANMSHEIRTPMNGIMGFIQLLADTKLDSEQKDFVDEAKKSSEILLSLLNDILDLSKVEAGKMTMENISFNIRHVLEDVGTLASSNASKKNLEINVLCYSNVPEKVKGDPSRLKQVLNNFVNNAIKFTQTGEINLTAKVIKKDDKTVKLTFAIQDTGIGISKENQAKIFEAFTQADSSTTRKYGGTGLGLTISKNIVKMMHGEINVESELNVGSTFSFTAEFEIDNTVEPAFEKKKLSIEGTKILIVDDNKTNLKVIEHYLKEYGCQTVCTEDAVSALSKIKDAPYVFDIILTDYCMPLINGLDFALMVQKLDKYENIPIVLLTSRAQIGDYKAAKENKFRGYLPKPLRKNDLIECIMLIVNNEGPIKEAPDALITRHTINEMRRDAKLKILLVEDNALNQKLTTKMLNKAGLTCDIANNGKEAIESYQNNNYDIIFMDCQMPIMDGYEATRKIRQLEQNQPNKTPIIALTANAMDSDIKKCLDAGMSDYLAKPLKYEYLLEKIDIYSTEIQEEEKSQGQTTNQTTHTFDQNSIIDNIVNDLGIDRPDAEELLNEFWEDLDKELPVLKSLIDDGNVEDIEQLSHSLKGASGNLRITTLYNLTKELNDRAKVNDLSEAENIYNKIIEFKKQV, encoded by the coding sequence ATGGATACAGATTTACAAACGCAAATAGAAGCTTGGCGGAATTGGATAAACTCAATTACGGAATTTATATTTTTTAAAGACCTTAGTGGGATATACCGTGGCGTTTCGAATTCTACAGCGAATCTCGCAGGACTTAATAATGCCTCCGAAATGGTTGGAAAAAATGATTTTGAAATATATTCTGACGAACTCAGCAAATTATTCACAGATGAAGATAAACGAGTTATAGAAACAGGCGAAATCGTAAAAGGCGAATCTTGGGTCAAGCATTTAACAAAAGGTTCAATGTTAATCGAAACTGTAAAATCACCATTATATAATAATAAACACGAAATTGTAGGCGTTGCAGGCATTTCAAGAGATATAACCGAAAAATATAAAATGAATGAAAAAATCCTTGAACAAAGCTCTCAATTAACAGCAATCTTTAACAATATTCCGTTTGCCTTATGGATTAAAGATACTCAAGGCAAGTATATTATGCTGAACAAAGAATATGAAAATTTTTATAATGTAAAAAAAGAAAACTTAATCAACAAAGAAGTAATGAAAACCCTACTCGACAACAATCTTGCAACAGAAGAAACTGTCCACGATTTGATTGAAGCCGATAAAGAAGTAATTACTCAGAAAAAAATAATTAACAATGAAGCAATAATGCTTATAAACGGTGAAAATCGCCATATCGCCATAACTAAAGCTCCAATAATTGACGAAAAAGGCAACACGAGAGGACTACTGGGTATATCTTATGACAACACAAAACGCAAGCAGTACGAACAGCTTCTCGTAAAATCAAAAGAACTAGCTGAAGAATCAAACAAAGCCAAAAGTGAATTTTTGGCGAATATGAGCCACGAAATAAGAACTCCTATGAATGGTATTATGGGATTTATTCAACTTCTCGCTGATACTAAATTAGACAGCGAACAAAAAGATTTCGTCGATGAAGCTAAAAAATCCTCTGAAATATTGCTCTCTTTGCTTAATGATATTTTAGACTTATCAAAAGTTGAAGCAGGCAAAATGACAATGGAAAATATCAGCTTTAATATAAGACACGTACTTGAAGATGTTGGAACATTGGCGTCTTCTAATGCCTCAAAAAAGAACCTCGAAATCAACGTTTTGTGCTATTCTAACGTACCTGAAAAAGTTAAAGGTGACCCAAGCAGATTAAAACAGGTCTTAAACAACTTTGTAAATAACGCAATAAAGTTCACTCAGACAGGCGAAATCAACTTAACTGCAAAAGTAATTAAAAAAGATGATAAAACCGTCAAATTAACTTTCGCTATTCAAGATACCGGAATTGGAATTTCTAAAGAAAATCAAGCAAAAATATTCGAAGCTTTTACTCAAGCCGATAGCTCAACAACAAGAAAATATGGCGGAACGGGACTTGGTCTAACTATTTCAAAAAATATTGTAAAAATGATGCACGGTGAAATAAACGTGGAATCCGAATTAAATGTCGGCTCTACTTTTTCTTTCACGGCTGAGTTTGAAATCGACAATACTGTAGAACCTGCTTTTGAAAAGAAAAAACTCTCAATCGAAGGCACTAAAATTCTAATTGTTGACGACAATAAAACAAACTTAAAAGTTATTGAACATTATCTTAAAGAATACGGCTGTCAAACTGTTTGCACGGAAGATGCCGTAAGTGCCTTATCGAAAATAAAAGATGCCCCATACGTATTTGATATAATCTTAACCGATTATTGTATGCCTCTAATCAATGGGCTTGATTTCGCATTGATGGTTCAAAAACTTGATAAATACGAAAATATTCCAATTGTTTTACTAACTTCAAGAGCACAAATCGGCGACTACAAAGCCGCTAAAGAAAATAAATTCAGAGGCTATTTACCCAAACCTTTAAGAAAAAATGACCTTATCGAATGCATAATGCTCATCGTGAATAATGAAGGACCGATAAAAGAAGCTCCTGACGCTCTTATAACAAGACATACAATAAACGAAATGCGTCGTGATGCAAAATTAAAGATTTTGCTTGTCGAAGATAATGCTCTCAACCAAAAACTTACAACTAAAATGCTAAACAAGGCTGGCTTGACTTGCGACATTGCCAACAACGGGAAGGAAGCTATTGAATCATACCAAAATAACAATTACGATATAATTTTTATGGATTGCCAAATGCCTATAATGGATGGCTATGAAGCCACTCGAAAGATAAGACAATTAGAACAAAATCAACCAAATAAAACCCCGATTATTGCTCTGACTGCAAATGCAATGGATTCTGATATTAAAAAATGCCTTGACGCTGGAATGAGCGACTATTTGGCAAAACCATTAAAATATGAATATTTACTTGAAAAAATTGATATTTATTCAACAGAAATCCAAGAAGAAGAAAAGTCCCAAGGACAAACTACTAACCAAACTACACACACATTTGACCAAAACTCAATAATTGATAATATAGTAAATGATTTGGGAATTGACAGACCCGATGCTGAAGAATTATTAAACGAATTTTGGGAGGATTTAGACAAAGAATTGCCTGTTCTTAAAAGCCTCATTGATGATGGAAATGTTGAAGATATTGAACAGCTTTCACACTCTTTAAAAGGTGCCAGTGGAAATTTAAGAATTACGACCTTATATAATTTAACAAAAGAACTCAACGACAGAGCTAAAGTCAATGATTTGTCAGAAGCTGAAAATATATACAACAAAATAATTGAGTTCAAAAAACAAGTATAA
- a CDS encoding type II secretion system protein, whose amino-acid sequence MDKKAFTLAEVLITLVIIGVIAALTIPSLLNDTNDKEIRTGVKKAYSMLSQAQEKEYSESGQCFKDIRESCADSNCLFENFYKKHFNIISTTAASSATACSNIGGDFGDGITFYTADGMAFSPKEDLVIVDVNGDKKPNTITHSGTDLKDSFVFVFERNTNSNGEEIHKVTPIPPAVSVIKDIDCNKIKSEQSATAGCGF is encoded by the coding sequence ATGGATAAAAAAGCATTTACGTTGGCCGAAGTTCTTATTACACTCGTGATAATCGGTGTTATTGCTGCACTTACTATACCGTCCCTGTTAAATGACACAAATGATAAAGAAATTCGAACAGGTGTCAAAAAAGCTTATTCAATGTTATCTCAAGCTCAAGAAAAAGAATACTCAGAAAGCGGACAGTGTTTCAAAGATATTAGAGAATCTTGTGCTGATTCAAATTGTTTATTTGAAAATTTTTATAAAAAACATTTCAACATTATCTCAACAACAGCCGCATCATCAGCAACCGCTTGTAGCAATATCGGCGGTGACTTTGGCGACGGAATTACTTTTTATACCGCTGACGGAATGGCTTTTTCACCAAAAGAAGACCTTGTAATTGTTGACGTGAACGGCGATAAAAAACCTAATACAATAACTCATAGCGGAACTGACTTAAAAGACAGTTTCGTTTTTGTTTTTGAGAGGAATACAAATAGTAACGGCGAAGAAATTCACAAAGTTACCCCAATTCCGCCTGCAGTTTCCGTGATAAAAGACATAGACTGCAACAAAATTAAATCTGAGCAATCAGCAACAGCAGGTTGCGGTTTTTAG
- a CDS encoding ABC transporter ATP-binding protein produces the protein MSLIEVKNVIKTYLSGENSFNALNDVSLNVEKGEFVAIMGASGSGKSTFMNLLGCLDIPNSGSYKLDGIDILSQNINTLAEIRNLKMGFVFQGFNLISRTSALENVELPMIYKGVSEDERIKIAMKALKTVGLEGRENHMPNQISGGQQQRVAIARAIVNDAPLILADEPTGNLDTKTSVEIMELFIKLNTTGKTIILVTHEPDIAEYCKRIVRFKDGNIISDEVKL, from the coding sequence ATGAGTTTAATTGAAGTAAAAAATGTTATAAAAACATATTTGTCAGGCGAAAATTCGTTTAATGCTTTAAATGATGTTTCCTTGAATGTTGAAAAAGGTGAATTTGTTGCGATTATGGGAGCTTCAGGTTCTGGTAAATCAACATTTATGAATCTGTTAGGTTGTTTGGATATCCCGAATTCAGGGTCATACAAGCTTGATGGAATTGACATTTTATCCCAAAATATTAATACACTTGCTGAAATCAGAAATTTGAAAATGGGTTTTGTTTTTCAGGGATTTAATCTGATTTCAAGAACCTCTGCTCTTGAAAATGTCGAGCTCCCGATGATATATAAGGGAGTTTCGGAAGATGAACGAATAAAAATAGCGATGAAAGCTCTTAAAACGGTCGGTCTTGAGGGGCGTGAAAATCATATGCCTAATCAAATTTCAGGTGGGCAACAACAAAGGGTCGCAATAGCAAGGGCTATAGTGAATGATGCTCCGCTTATTTTGGCAGATGAACCCACTGGAAATCTCGATACGAAAACAAGTGTTGAAATAATGGAGCTTTTTATTAAATTGAATACAACAGGCAAAACGATTATTCTTGTAACCCATGAGCCTGATATTGCAGAATATTGCAAGCGGATAGTGCGTTTTAAAGACGGAAATATAATCTCTGACGAGGTGAAATTATGA
- a CDS encoding DEAD/DEAH box helicase, with amino-acid sequence MLKVTGDYSPKTKPYEGLHKEKDTPPKVKSPSEYKITCPNIKTPERPAFLYNQTPLPSEIQSKIDEIKELQLQERLKAEEQERLAEHIDEVTDADKSAQSINDLDMDEILSIELPQKTKGGPIPFELGDKYLTLDKYQQEAIDEFNSGKTSIVTAPTGTGKTLIAEYGIDDILKKGKKVIYLSPLKALSNEKYTKFSELFGNYGKYYDFEDSKNVGIITGDIAINPDAQLLVMTTEIYRNMLTCGTKEEAAEKLKDFDAVIYDEFHYMNDPDRGKVWEESVMNTPKHMKQMMLSATASNAPQIAEWVNELNPEKKVALINVPETERHVPLKEYVFGFEQGEGMKIQPAATYKIFMDDLDSENLSDRQVLALNDLKELYQTENPTEKIKTWKDIQEDGAISTDKFTEKLIADGAEKEKAEQIALVLANKNKAVYNDCFNLDFPSKTPKTNALIKILNKEDKTPALFFVFSKKNCQKYCDFANKKVGTLLTPEQSKQVLDRVNDAKEKGIYLGKDFDENCLNSLMKGYAVHHAGMLPAYKSLVEGLAREGLVKVCFATETLIAGINMPFKTVVLTSLNKSNGSGTILLPNSTFKQGSGRSGRRGIDNIGNVIIMPKSRSDLENFYKLLKSTDTSINSQYKATYSSLLSPNMLNHMDETLKNTFAYYQKKDKNKNILTEAQSKKQLLESMGYVQKDANGIYSTTEKGDIAKKIFGVNEIVMTEILTDPKYTKDMSSAELAGLMAIFADVKDDNPKQTFSPEYKDFAEKAAPAIEMANYVKGQEYRHKIYEKLPTSTSLATSILKFAQTDITEDDPQKVWKDMINELREKHLINYEGDMLRVVNGTIDLLHTMSDVAENDELKEKADSAIEMLKKPPITDILKYELNA; translated from the coding sequence ATGCTCAAAGTTACAGGTGATTATAGTCCAAAAACAAAGCCTTACGAAGGCTTACACAAGGAAAAAGATACACCGCCTAAGGTCAAATCGCCTAGTGAATATAAAATCACTTGCCCTAATATTAAAACACCAGAGCGTCCTGCTTTCTTATATAATCAAACTCCACTTCCATCTGAAATTCAGTCTAAGATTGATGAAATAAAAGAACTTCAGTTGCAAGAAAGACTTAAAGCCGAAGAACAAGAACGTTTAGCTGAACACATTGACGAAGTGACTGACGCTGACAAGTCTGCTCAGAGTATTAACGACCTTGATATGGATGAAATTTTATCTATAGAGCTTCCTCAAAAAACAAAAGGCGGACCTATTCCGTTTGAGCTTGGGGATAAATATTTGACGCTCGATAAATATCAACAAGAAGCTATTGATGAATTTAATAGTGGCAAGACTTCTATTGTTACCGCTCCTACAGGAACCGGTAAAACACTTATTGCTGAATATGGAATTGATGATATTTTAAAAAAAGGTAAAAAAGTTATTTATCTTTCACCTTTAAAAGCATTGAGCAATGAAAAATATACAAAATTCAGTGAATTATTCGGAAATTACGGCAAATATTATGATTTTGAAGATAGCAAAAATGTAGGTATTATTACCGGCGATATAGCTATAAATCCTGACGCACAGCTACTTGTTATGACTACTGAAATATACAGAAATATGCTTACTTGCGGCACAAAAGAAGAAGCTGCTGAAAAATTAAAAGACTTCGATGCTGTTATTTACGACGAATTTCATTACATGAACGACCCCGATAGAGGTAAAGTTTGGGAAGAATCTGTTATGAATACTCCTAAACACATGAAGCAAATGATGCTTTCTGCGACAGCTTCAAACGCTCCTCAAATTGCAGAATGGGTTAATGAATTAAATCCTGAAAAGAAAGTAGCACTGATAAATGTACCTGAAACAGAACGTCACGTTCCTTTGAAAGAATATGTTTTCGGCTTCGAGCAAGGCGAAGGTATGAAAATTCAACCTGCTGCAACTTACAAAATTTTTATGGACGATTTGGATTCTGAAAATCTTAGCGACAGGCAAGTCCTTGCTTTAAACGATTTGAAAGAACTTTATCAAACCGAAAATCCTACCGAAAAAATTAAAACTTGGAAAGATATTCAAGAAGATGGTGCTATCTCAACTGATAAATTTACTGAAAAACTTATTGCTGATGGGGCTGAAAAAGAAAAGGCTGAGCAAATTGCTCTAGTTCTTGCTAATAAAAATAAAGCGGTTTACAACGATTGTTTTAATTTGGATTTCCCCTCCAAAACTCCTAAAACTAACGCTTTGATAAAAATCCTTAATAAAGAAGATAAAACCCCTGCTTTATTCTTTGTTTTCAGCAAAAAAAATTGTCAAAAATATTGTGATTTTGCAAATAAAAAAGTAGGTACTCTTTTGACTCCGGAACAATCAAAACAAGTCCTCGACAGGGTCAACGATGCTAAAGAAAAAGGTATTTATCTCGGAAAAGATTTCGATGAAAATTGCCTAAACAGTTTGATGAAAGGCTACGCCGTTCACCATGCCGGCATGTTACCTGCTTATAAAAGTTTAGTGGAAGGGCTTGCTCGTGAAGGTTTGGTAAAAGTTTGTTTTGCGACAGAAACATTGATTGCTGGAATAAATATGCCTTTCAAAACAGTCGTGTTGACTTCTTTGAATAAATCCAACGGCTCAGGCACGATTTTGCTTCCGAATTCAACATTCAAACAAGGTTCCGGACGTTCAGGACGACGCGGTATTGATAATATTGGCAACGTAATAATTATGCCTAAGAGCAGAAGCGATTTGGAAAATTTTTATAAATTGTTAAAATCAACAGATACTTCTATAAACAGCCAATATAAAGCTACTTATTCTTCATTGTTGTCGCCAAATATGCTTAACCATATGGATGAAACTTTGAAAAATACTTTTGCTTATTACCAAAAGAAGGACAAAAACAAAAATATATTGACTGAAGCTCAAAGTAAAAAGCAATTGCTTGAAAGTATGGGATATGTCCAAAAAGATGCAAACGGAATATATTCAACAACAGAAAAAGGTGATATTGCAAAAAAAATATTCGGCGTAAATGAAATTGTTATGACTGAAATTTTAACCGACCCTAAATATACAAAAGATATGTCATCTGCTGAACTCGCAGGATTGATGGCTATTTTTGCTGATGTTAAGGATGATAATCCTAAACAAACTTTCTCTCCTGAATATAAGGATTTTGCAGAAAAAGCCGCTCCCGCAATAGAAATGGCTAACTATGTAAAAGGTCAAGAATATCGTCACAAAATATATGAAAAACTGCCTACCAGCACAAGTTTGGCTACGTCAATTCTGAAGTTCGCTCAAACCGATATAACAGAAGATGACCCGCAAAAAGTTTGGAAAGATATGATTAACGAGCTTCGAGAAAAACATTTGATTAACTACGAAGGTGATATGTTGAGAGTGGTTAACGGTACAATCGATTTGCTTCATACGATGAGTGATGTTGCTGAAAATGATGAATTGAAAGAAAAAGCCGATAGTGCTATTGAAATGTTAAAAAAGCCTCCGATTACTGATATTTTGAAATATGAATTAAATGCTTAA